A DNA window from Agarivorans sp. TSD2052 contains the following coding sequences:
- a CDS encoding L,D-transpeptidase family protein: MKRLFVACFVLCLSWSVSALTYDLPAEGNRLMGGNQWHIVRKGETIAHIAERYEVGFLAVMAANKGVDPFLPEAGTELLIPTQILLPDVERKGVVVNLAELRLYYFRPDTNVVDVFPIGIGRIGRETPEMSTHISQKREQPTWTPTQNIRNEYLAKGITLPAVVQAGPENPLGEYALRLAYGNGEYLIHGTNKEFGVGLRVSSGCIRLFPHDIEYLFSQVNVRTPVRIIDQSIKHSTETNGEYLLEVHQPLNRSQEDISQATSLKLSRDDIKFITQAGIDSSVVNQALKNQQGIALAVGEKQG, encoded by the coding sequence ATGAAAAGATTGTTTGTTGCCTGTTTCGTCTTATGTTTGTCATGGTCGGTTTCTGCATTAACTTACGATTTACCCGCTGAGGGTAATCGCTTAATGGGGGGTAACCAATGGCATATCGTGCGCAAAGGAGAGACTATTGCGCATATCGCTGAACGTTATGAAGTGGGCTTTTTGGCAGTGATGGCAGCCAACAAAGGCGTCGACCCTTTCTTGCCTGAAGCAGGTACCGAATTACTGATACCTACGCAAATCTTATTACCCGATGTTGAGCGTAAAGGGGTAGTGGTTAACTTAGCCGAACTGCGTCTGTATTACTTTCGCCCTGATACTAATGTCGTTGATGTATTTCCGATCGGGATTGGTCGTATAGGCCGTGAAACCCCTGAAATGAGCACGCATATAAGCCAAAAAAGAGAGCAACCCACCTGGACGCCCACTCAGAATATTCGTAATGAATACCTAGCTAAAGGCATTACTTTGCCGGCGGTGGTTCAAGCGGGTCCAGAAAATCCCTTAGGTGAATATGCGCTTCGTTTGGCTTATGGCAATGGCGAGTACTTGATACACGGTACAAACAAAGAGTTTGGGGTAGGGTTACGGGTAAGTTCTGGTTGTATTCGTTTGTTTCCGCATGATATTGAATACTTGTTTTCTCAGGTCAATGTGCGAACACCGGTGCGAATTATTGATCAATCCATCAAACACTCAACCGAAACGAATGGTGAATACCTATTAGAAGTTCATCAGCCTTTAAACCGTTCACAAGAAGATATTTCGCAAGCGACGTCGCTAAAACTAAGTCGTGATGATATTAAGTTTATTACCCAAGCGGGAATTGATTCGTCAGTGGTAAATCAAGCCTTGAAAAATCAGCAGGGTATTGCATTGGCTGTGGGTGAAAAGCAGGGATAA
- a CDS encoding Lpp/OprI family alanine-zipper lipoprotein, whose product MNKLLVAGAIASTILLAGCSNTTALENNVQSLSDKVDALSNEVAALRAEQSSLSGDIKSAQMSADQAKAEAMRANERIDNIASSYTK is encoded by the coding sequence ATGAATAAGCTTTTAGTTGCAGGCGCTATTGCTTCTACTATTTTACTAGCGGGTTGTTCTAACACTACCGCTCTAGAAAACAACGTACAATCATTAAGCGATAAAGTAGACGCATTGTCTAACGAAGTTGCAGCTCTTCGTGCAGAGCAAAGCTCTTTGAGTGGTGACATCAAGTCAGCTCAAATGAGTGCTGACCAAGCGAAAGCAGAAGCAATGCGTGCTAACGAACGTATTGACAACATCGCTTCTTCTTACACTAAGTAA